A single region of the Streptomyces sp. NBC_01262 genome encodes:
- a CDS encoding recombinase family protein gives MITTEYDGCGKCLVAARRLSRRTDATSSPERQLDQILSAVASLGGHVIAFADDWEVSGATDPLTRPGLGPWLRDEMGPYSGIVGAAVDRIGRN, from the coding sequence TTGATCACTACCGAGTATGACGGTTGTGGCAAGTGCTTGGTGGCGGCGCGTCGGCTGAGCCGTAGGACCGATGCGACGTCGTCGCCGGAGCGGCAGCTTGACCAGATCCTCAGTGCGGTCGCGTCGCTTGGCGGGCACGTGATCGCGTTCGCCGACGATTGGGAGGTGAGCGGAGCTACGGACCCGTTGACGCGTCCGGGGCTGGGTCCGTGGTTGCGGGATGAGATGGGCCCGTATTCGGGCATCGTGGGGGCGGCTGTGGACCGGATCGGTCGCAACTAG
- a CDS encoding aldo/keto reductase, with the protein MQCRTIAHTAVSAIGLGAMPLSIEHRPDETRAIATVHAALDAGVTLIDTADSYHWHAGEAGHNELLIARALARYGGDTSGVLVATKGGRGRPGDGSWTVTATPAHLKQAAEASAKRLGVDAIGLYQLHKPDPAVPWAESVGALRELLDAGTIRAAGISNVTTAQIRQAHQILGDGLVSVQNQYSPAVRDSEPELRLSTQLGLAFLPWSPLGGVSRSSLDGPSGPTSVGTAFHRIAAERGVSPQQIALAWLLTRSPAVIPVPGASRPPSITDSAKAAELTLSTEELAQLEDALPG; encoded by the coding sequence GTGCAGTGCCGCACCATCGCCCACACCGCCGTCAGCGCGATCGGCCTGGGCGCCATGCCGCTGTCCATCGAGCACCGCCCGGACGAGACGCGGGCCATCGCCACCGTCCACGCCGCTCTCGACGCCGGCGTCACGCTCATCGACACCGCCGACAGCTACCACTGGCACGCCGGCGAGGCGGGCCACAACGAGCTGCTGATCGCCCGCGCCCTGGCCCGCTACGGCGGCGACACCTCCGGCGTCCTGGTGGCCACCAAGGGCGGCCGAGGCCGCCCCGGCGACGGCAGCTGGACCGTCACCGCCACCCCCGCCCACCTCAAGCAAGCTGCCGAGGCCTCCGCCAAGCGCCTGGGCGTCGACGCGATCGGCCTGTACCAGCTGCACAAGCCGGACCCGGCCGTGCCCTGGGCGGAGTCCGTCGGCGCGCTGCGCGAGCTGCTCGACGCCGGCACGATCCGCGCCGCGGGAATCTCCAACGTCACCACCGCCCAGATTCGTCAGGCGCATCAGATCCTCGGCGACGGACTCGTCTCCGTGCAAAACCAGTACTCGCCCGCCGTCCGCGACAGCGAGCCCGAGCTGCGGCTGAGCACCCAGCTTGGTCTGGCCTTTCTGCCCTGGAGCCCGCTCGGTGGCGTCTCCCGCAGCTCCCTCGACGGCCCCTCCGGCCCCACTTCCGTCGGCACCGCCTTCCACCGCATCGCAGCCGAGCGCGGCGTCAGCCCGCAGCAGATCGCCCTGGCCTGGCTGCTCACCCGCTCCCCGGCAGTGATCCCGGTACCGGGAGCCAGCCGCCCGCCCTCCATCACCGACTCGGCCAAGGCCGCGGAGCTCACGCTGAGCACGGAGGAGTTGGCGCAGCTTGAGGACGCTCTGCCGGGCTGA
- a CDS encoding NAD-dependent epimerase/dehydratase family protein: MQRICVIGGSRYFGKLLVKRLQAAGHQVTVINRGSTPPPAGVEHLVVDRNDEAALTAALDSRTFDVVVDQVCYTPVQAAIAARAFAGRTRRYVMTSTIEVYDPATAALPAVPPGTPVPEEIVDPATWLVAMDLPWHDDAYLEAHYAEGKRQAEAVFTRAGSLEFTSVRSAHVLGGGAQEFTGRLAHYAGRITNGEEITVHAKALPTVFIHYEELADLLLWATTADFTGPVNACSDGPLDVHDLAAIIAKQAGREPVYRTVPAGEEASAFSFDRHYAMSNARAKELGFSFSHTTDWLPGAVAEALTTEPSPTA, translated from the coding sequence ATGCAAAGGATCTGCGTCATCGGCGGAAGCCGGTACTTCGGAAAGCTCCTGGTGAAGCGCCTGCAGGCCGCGGGCCACCAGGTCACTGTGATCAACCGCGGCTCCACCCCGCCGCCCGCCGGCGTCGAGCACCTCGTCGTCGACCGAAACGACGAGGCCGCCCTGACAGCCGCGCTCGACTCCCGAACCTTCGACGTCGTGGTGGACCAGGTCTGCTACACCCCGGTGCAGGCCGCTATCGCCGCCCGCGCCTTTGCCGGCCGCACCCGGCGCTACGTCATGACCTCCACTATCGAGGTCTACGACCCCGCGACCGCCGCGCTGCCGGCTGTGCCTCCAGGCACGCCGGTGCCGGAGGAGATCGTGGACCCGGCCACCTGGCTGGTGGCCATGGACCTTCCCTGGCACGACGACGCGTACCTGGAAGCGCACTACGCCGAGGGCAAGCGCCAGGCGGAGGCCGTCTTCACCCGCGCCGGCAGCTTGGAGTTCACCAGTGTGCGCAGCGCCCACGTGCTCGGCGGCGGCGCGCAGGAGTTCACTGGCCGGCTGGCGCACTACGCCGGGCGCATCACCAACGGCGAAGAGATCACTGTGCACGCGAAGGCGCTGCCCACGGTCTTCATCCACTACGAGGAGCTGGCGGACCTGCTGCTGTGGGCGACCACAGCCGACTTCACCGGTCCGGTCAACGCCTGCTCCGACGGCCCACTCGATGTACACGACCTCGCCGCGATCATCGCCAAGCAGGCCGGCCGGGAGCCCGTCTACCGGACCGTCCCGGCGGGCGAGGAGGCTTCCGCGTTTTCCTTCGACCGCCACTACGCCATGAGCAACGCCCGCGCGAAGGAGCTGGGCTTTTCCTTCTCCCACACCACCGACTGGCTGCCCGGCGCCGTCGCCGAAGCCCTCACCACCGAGCCGTCACCCACCGCCTGA
- a CDS encoding LysR family transcriptional regulator: protein MIDVQRLRVLRAVAEHGSFNRAATALRLTPSAVSQHVAALERSLGARVVARSTRGVTLTQAGQIMVGAAESVAAELEHAQQQVARLSTGRTQLTVATFTSGGRFLLPAALTRLMAVHPRTVLHIREGEPEDTLPLVRQGAVDLALAYHFDGPLPVGPGSTSSLEWTPLLEDPLHVVLPQGHRLANRDALDLAELAAEPWVLGCLKTEAYLRRYAERAGFDPEVRGTTTDYFFARSLVAAGMGISLIPSIALAPEIPGLCTVPIKSPGPIRHIGVAAISRSDRPHVTTLIHALREQAMQQRKGR from the coding sequence TTGATCGATGTGCAGCGGCTCCGCGTCCTGCGGGCGGTGGCGGAGCACGGCAGCTTCAACCGGGCAGCCACGGCTCTCCGCCTCACCCCCTCGGCCGTCTCCCAGCACGTGGCCGCCCTGGAGCGCAGCCTCGGCGCCCGGGTCGTCGCCCGCAGCACCCGCGGCGTCACCCTCACACAGGCCGGCCAGATCATGGTTGGCGCCGCCGAATCGGTCGCCGCAGAGCTCGAACACGCACAACAGCAGGTCGCCCGGCTCAGCACCGGCCGTACCCAACTCACCGTCGCCACCTTCACCAGCGGCGGCAGGTTCCTGCTGCCCGCCGCTCTCACCCGGCTCATGGCAGTCCATCCCCGCACCGTGCTCCACATCAGGGAGGGCGAACCCGAGGACACCCTGCCGCTCGTCCGCCAGGGCGCCGTGGACCTCGCCCTCGCCTACCACTTCGACGGCCCGCTACCCGTTGGTCCGGGCTCCACCTCCAGCCTGGAGTGGACGCCGCTCCTGGAAGACCCCCTGCACGTCGTCCTGCCGCAAGGGCATCGACTCGCCAACCGCGACGCGCTCGACCTCGCCGAGCTGGCAGCCGAACCCTGGGTACTCGGCTGCCTGAAAACCGAGGCATACCTGCGCCGCTACGCCGAGCGCGCCGGCTTCGATCCGGAAGTGCGCGGGACCACCACCGACTACTTCTTCGCCCGCTCGCTCGTCGCCGCAGGCATGGGCATCTCCCTGATCCCCTCCATTGCGCTCGCCCCGGAGATCCCCGGCCTGTGTACCGTCCCGATCAAGTCGCCGGGGCCGATCCGGCACATCGGCGTCGCCGCAATCAGCCGTAGCGACCGGCCCCACGTCACGACGCTCATCCACGCCCTTCGCGAGCAGGCGATGCAGCAGCGCAAGGGGCGTTGA
- a CDS encoding ROK family protein gives MNSTKGGAATGVNLPALRSHNTALVLDLLRTAGPAGISRLEVAERTALTPQAISKITARLRVDGLAAEAGRRASTGGKPRTVLRLVPEAGHAVGLHLDRDELRAVLVDLTGAVVGERSVPLHLGAGKEAVVEAAAREVETLLGKRPPRGMLGVGVAVPGPLDHTRGVLYRVTGFPDWHGFPLRDALARRLGQPVVVDKDTNAAALGLAVAGEGGSFAYLHFGAGLGGGLVIEGAVHRGARTSAGEFGHQVVQMDGPLCGCGNRGCVEALCLAAVARGDVEEAARVLGTGAGNLVALLDIDLILLGGRTVAAEPALFVHGVAAVLDARARRTGEDAVPVRIAPGAGREVAEGAAQLLLAPLFGRGGE, from the coding sequence GTGAACAGCACGAAGGGCGGTGCGGCCACCGGGGTGAACCTCCCGGCGCTGCGCAGCCACAACACGGCGCTCGTCCTCGACCTGCTGCGGACGGCCGGGCCGGCCGGGATCAGCCGCCTTGAAGTGGCCGAGCGGACCGCGTTGACCCCCCAGGCCATCAGCAAGATCACCGCCCGGCTAAGGGTGGACGGCCTTGCCGCGGAGGCGGGTCGCCGCGCGTCGACCGGCGGCAAGCCGCGCACGGTGCTGCGCCTGGTGCCGGAGGCGGGACACGCGGTGGGGCTCCATCTGGACCGGGACGAACTACGGGCGGTGCTGGTCGACCTCACGGGCGCGGTGGTGGGGGAGCGGAGCGTTCCGCTGCATCTGGGGGCGGGGAAGGAAGCCGTCGTGGAGGCCGCGGCCCGCGAGGTGGAGACCCTGCTGGGAAAGCGGCCACCGCGGGGGATGCTCGGCGTCGGCGTGGCCGTCCCCGGCCCGCTCGACCACACCCGCGGAGTGCTGTACCGAGTCACCGGATTCCCCGATTGGCACGGATTTCCGCTGCGGGACGCGCTCGCACGGCGACTTGGGCAGCCCGTCGTGGTCGACAAGGACACCAACGCGGCCGCACTCGGGCTGGCCGTCGCAGGTGAGGGCGGATCCTTCGCTTATCTGCACTTCGGTGCGGGGCTCGGCGGCGGGCTCGTGATCGAGGGCGCCGTTCACCGGGGCGCCCGCACCAGCGCCGGCGAGTTCGGCCACCAGGTCGTGCAGATGGACGGGCCGCTCTGCGGCTGCGGCAACCGCGGCTGCGTCGAGGCGCTGTGCCTGGCCGCCGTGGCGCGTGGCGACGTCGAGGAGGCGGCACGCGTGCTGGGCACAGGGGCCGGCAACCTGGTCGCACTGCTCGACATCGACCTCATCCTGCTGGGTGGCCGCACCGTCGCCGCCGAGCCGGCGCTCTTCGTACACGGTGTCGCAGCCGTCCTCGACGCACGCGCCCGGCGCACCGGCGAAGACGCTGTCCCCGTGCGCATCGCCCCCGGCGCAGGACGCGAAGTCGCCGAGGGAGCCGCGCAGTTGCTGCTCGCACCGCTGTTCGGACGGGGAGGCGAATAG
- a CDS encoding Gfo/Idh/MocA family protein: protein MTDTKSGSTTPTGAPLRVGLIGYGLAGSVFHAPLITAAEGLVLDTVVTSDPERQKQARAEFPGVRLASAPDDLWTRAGELDLIVIASPNRTHVPLATAALKAGLPVVVDKPVAGTAAEARELAALADERGLLLSVFQNRRWDSDFLTLRKLLAEGELGDVWRFESRFERWRPQPGSGWRESGDPAEIGGLLYDLGSHLVDQALVLFGPVVSVYAETDVRRAGAETDDDTFIALTHANGVRSHLHASATAAQLGPRFRVLGSRAGYAKYGLDPQEAALREGKRPDGPGWGLEPESHWGHVGAGESPQTGGGRPEPTLPGDYPAYYAAIAGALLKGGRNPVTALEAAAALDVLEAARRSARDAVAVTL from the coding sequence ATGACAGACACAAAATCTGGCAGCACCACCCCGACCGGCGCTCCCCTCCGTGTGGGGCTCATCGGCTACGGCCTCGCCGGCTCCGTCTTCCACGCCCCGCTGATCACTGCCGCCGAGGGCCTCGTCCTCGACACGGTCGTGACCTCGGACCCGGAACGGCAGAAGCAGGCACGCGCCGAGTTCCCGGGTGTACGCCTCGCTTCCGCCCCCGACGACCTCTGGACCCGCGCCGGCGAGCTGGACCTGATCGTCATCGCGTCGCCGAACAGGACGCACGTCCCGCTCGCGACCGCCGCCCTCAAGGCCGGGCTGCCGGTCGTCGTCGACAAGCCGGTCGCGGGTACGGCGGCCGAGGCGCGCGAACTGGCCGCCCTCGCCGACGAACGAGGGCTGCTGCTGTCCGTCTTCCAGAACCGCCGCTGGGACAGCGACTTCCTGACCCTGCGCAAGCTGCTCGCCGAGGGCGAACTCGGCGACGTGTGGCGTTTCGAGTCCCGGTTCGAAAGGTGGCGGCCGCAGCCCGGGAGTGGCTGGCGCGAGTCCGGTGACCCCGCGGAGATCGGAGGTCTGCTGTACGACCTGGGCAGCCACCTCGTCGACCAGGCGCTCGTACTCTTCGGCCCGGTCGTCTCCGTGTACGCCGAGACCGACGTCCGCCGCGCGGGCGCCGAGACCGATGACGACACCTTCATCGCCCTCACCCATGCCAACGGCGTCCGCTCCCACCTCCACGCCTCCGCGACGGCCGCCCAGCTCGGCCCGCGCTTTCGGGTGCTGGGCTCGCGGGCGGGCTATGCGAAGTACGGCCTCGATCCGCAGGAGGCCGCGCTGCGGGAGGGCAAGCGGCCGGACGGACCGGGCTGGGGCCTGGAACCCGAGTCGCACTGGGGCCACGTCGGCGCCGGCGAGTCCCCGCAGACCGGCGGCGGACGGCCCGAGCCGACCCTGCCCGGCGACTACCCCGCGTACTACGCCGCGATCGCCGGGGCACTGCTGAAGGGCGGCCGCAACCCGGTGACCGCGCTGGAGGCCGCCGCCGCGCTCGACGTGCTGGAGGCGGCCCGGCGTTCGGCCCGCGACGCAGTGGCGGTGACGCTGTGA
- a CDS encoding heme-degrading domain-containing protein, producing MNDPETTPTIEELQTHEHRLTFRQFTCEDAWALGSLLVGLARERQAPVAVDIHRAGQQLFHSALPGSTPDNDAWIDRKRRVVERYGSSSYLVGARFRAKGTTFEESARLDPDVYAAHGGSFPITIEGVGVIGAVTVSGLPQLQDHLLVVEALETFLGDKRAQPR from the coding sequence GTGAACGACCCGGAGACCACCCCCACCATCGAGGAACTCCAAACCCACGAACATCGCCTGACCTTCCGTCAGTTCACCTGCGAGGACGCCTGGGCGCTCGGCTCGCTTCTGGTGGGCCTGGCCCGCGAGCGCCAAGCACCCGTCGCCGTCGACATCCACCGCGCCGGCCAGCAGCTCTTCCACTCTGCGCTGCCCGGCTCCACCCCCGACAACGACGCCTGGATCGACCGCAAACGCCGGGTGGTCGAACGCTACGGCTCCTCGTCCTACCTGGTGGGCGCCCGCTTCCGAGCCAAGGGCACCACGTTCGAGGAGTCCGCTCGCCTCGACCCCGACGTGTACGCGGCACACGGTGGCTCCTTCCCGATCACGATCGAGGGCGTCGGCGTGATCGGCGCGGTGACGGTGTCCGGGCTGCCGCAACTGCAGGACCACCTGCTGGTGGTGGAGGCCCTGGAGACCTTCCTCGGCGACAAGCGGGCCCAGCCGCGATAA
- a CDS encoding MmyB family transcriptional regulator, with protein sequence MWERYDVTGHSYGRKTFHHPEVGDLSLGYQSIRDLAWVSPASAGEGNASLTRRSEAPELSASPC encoded by the coding sequence CTGTGGGAGCGCTACGACGTCACGGGGCACTCGTACGGCCGCAAGACCTTCCATCACCCCGAGGTCGGCGATCTCAGCCTCGGCTACCAGTCCATCCGTGATCTTGCGTGGGTATCCCCGGCTTCAGCCGGGGAGGGAAACGCATCCTTGACACGGAGGAGCGAAGCCCCGGAGCTTTCTGCGTCTCCGTGTTGA
- the tnpA gene encoding IS200/IS605 family transposase, with protein sequence MSPRWSPNPDIRTGRHVAYNLHAHLVFVTKYRKGVFDDAMLKRCEEIMREVCAGFETELREFNGEADHVHLLVHYPPKTALSKLINSLKGVSSRYLRAEYTGRINRIGIGSVFWSRSYFAGSCGGAPLSIIRQYIEDQKRPV encoded by the coding sequence ATGTCACCGCGCTGGTCACCAAATCCCGATATCCGCACTGGTCGTCACGTCGCCTACAACCTGCACGCCCATCTGGTGTTCGTCACCAAGTACCGCAAGGGCGTCTTTGATGACGCCATGCTCAAGCGGTGCGAGGAGATCATGCGCGAGGTCTGCGCCGGCTTCGAGACGGAGCTACGGGAGTTCAACGGCGAGGCCGACCACGTCCACCTCCTCGTGCACTACCCGCCCAAAACCGCCCTGTCGAAGCTGATCAACTCGCTCAAAGGAGTCAGCTCCAGATATCTGCGCGCCGAGTACACCGGCCGGATCAACCGGATCGGCATAGGGTCGGTCTTCTGGTCCCGCTCCTACTTCGCCGGCTCATGTGGCGGAGCACCGCTCAGCATCATCCGCCAGTACATCGAAGACCAGAAGCGACCTGTCTGA
- a CDS encoding RNA-guided endonuclease InsQ/TnpB family protein, giving the protein MIRAYKFLMRPTVRQEQALGEMLRDHCSLYNGALQERRDAYRHVSKTSVKYGMQSAQLKDIRAVDPERQGRWSFSSQQATLRRLDKAFTAFFRRVTSGDTPGYPRFRGVNWFDTVDFPKDGDGCRWDSTPHGTVTRVRLQGVGHVKVNRHRPVVGRVKTVSVKREGRRWFVVLTAERDQPDPLPATGSVVGIDLGIASFLADSNGAFVPNPRHGRRAAVKLESAQQAVSRFPRVRRDKRTRNHQRAVDKVAGLHGKVRRQRLDHAHKTALGLVRVHDFIAHEDLKIRNMTRSPASKPDPDQPGTFLPNGSAAKAGLNRSISDAGWGVFLTILHAKAESAGREVIAVDPRNTSRTCPECGHVSAENRPTQEKFHCQSCGHTAHADTVGALNVLRAGLVRRDADPA; this is encoded by the coding sequence ATGATCCGTGCGTACAAGTTCCTCATGCGGCCCACCGTCCGCCAGGAACAGGCGCTGGGCGAGATGCTGCGGGATCACTGCTCCCTCTACAACGGGGCCTTGCAGGAACGGCGTGACGCCTACCGGCACGTCTCCAAAACCAGCGTCAAATACGGCATGCAATCCGCGCAGCTCAAGGACATCCGGGCAGTCGACCCGGAGCGTCAGGGCCGCTGGTCGTTCTCCTCGCAGCAGGCCACGCTGCGCCGCCTGGACAAGGCGTTCACCGCGTTCTTCCGCCGCGTCACGTCCGGTGACACGCCCGGCTACCCGCGCTTTCGCGGAGTGAACTGGTTCGACACAGTGGACTTCCCCAAGGACGGCGACGGTTGCCGCTGGGACTCCACCCCCCACGGCACCGTCACCCGAGTCCGGCTCCAGGGTGTCGGGCACGTCAAGGTCAACCGGCACCGGCCGGTGGTCGGCAGGGTCAAGACGGTGTCGGTCAAGCGTGAGGGCCGTCGGTGGTTCGTCGTGCTGACCGCCGAGCGGGACCAGCCTGATCCGCTGCCCGCGACCGGCAGCGTGGTCGGCATCGACCTGGGCATCGCCAGCTTCCTCGCCGACTCAAACGGCGCCTTCGTGCCCAACCCGCGCCACGGCCGCCGCGCCGCCGTCAAGCTGGAATCCGCACAGCAGGCTGTGTCCCGGTTCCCCCGTGTCCGCCGGGACAAGCGCACCCGCAACCACCAGCGGGCCGTGGACAAGGTCGCGGGGCTGCACGGCAAGGTCCGGCGCCAACGGCTCGACCACGCGCACAAGACCGCTCTCGGCCTGGTCCGTGTGCATGACTTCATCGCGCACGAAGACCTCAAGATCCGCAACATGACCAGGTCGCCCGCATCCAAGCCCGACCCTGACCAGCCGGGCACCTTCCTGCCCAACGGGTCCGCCGCGAAGGCCGGGCTCAACCGCAGTATTTCTGACGCCGGATGGGGGGTGTTCCTGACGATCCTGCACGCCAAGGCTGAAAGCGCCGGACGGGAAGTGATCGCCGTGGACCCCCGCAACACCTCCCGCACCTGCCCCGAATGCGGGCACGTCTCAGCGGAGAACCGGCCCACACAGGAGAAGTTCCACTGCCAGTCGTGCGGCCACACCGCGCACGCTGACACCGTGGGCGCTCTCAACGTTCTACGGGCCGGGCTGGTCCGTCGCGACGCCGACCCGGCTTAG
- a CDS encoding oxidoreductase, whose product MREGGQELGGTFPLGPRRVHRTGYGAMQLAGDGIFGPPRDRDEALRVLRSAVDAGVDHIDTAQFYGAGTVNELIREALYPYPDGLAIVSKVAARHGADGSLLRFDEPHQLRQGIEENLATLGVSSLAAVNLRMTDRSAAPDSRFDAQLAALVTAREEGLIEGVGLSNVSRRQLLRAVAQTEIVCVQNLFNLADQRSMDVLMECAQRNIAFVPFCPLGWPGEVRHRILGNPAVVAPAARLGAAPAQIALCWLLDLAPNILLIPGTRTRAHLAENLAATGTGLDDAARAELRRHFPTPSI is encoded by the coding sequence GTGAGAGAAGGCGGGCAGGAGCTCGGCGGGACCTTTCCACTCGGCCCGCGGCGGGTGCACCGGACCGGCTACGGCGCGATGCAACTCGCCGGCGACGGGATCTTCGGGCCGCCGCGTGACCGCGACGAGGCGCTGCGGGTGCTGCGCTCGGCGGTCGACGCCGGGGTGGACCACATCGACACCGCGCAGTTCTACGGAGCGGGCACGGTGAACGAACTCATCCGGGAGGCGCTGTACCCCTATCCGGACGGCCTGGCCATCGTGAGCAAGGTGGCCGCCCGCCACGGCGCCGACGGCTCCTTGCTGCGCTTCGACGAGCCGCACCAGCTTCGCCAGGGCATCGAGGAGAACCTGGCCACGCTCGGCGTGAGCAGTCTGGCGGCCGTCAACCTGCGCATGACGGACCGGTCCGCGGCACCGGACAGCCGCTTCGACGCCCAGCTGGCGGCGCTGGTCACGGCCCGCGAAGAAGGGCTCATCGAGGGCGTCGGCCTCAGCAACGTCTCCCGGCGGCAGCTGCTGAGAGCCGTCGCGCAGACGGAGATCGTCTGCGTGCAGAACCTCTTCAACCTGGCGGACCAGCGGTCCATGGACGTCCTCATGGAATGCGCGCAACGCAACATCGCCTTCGTTCCGTTCTGCCCGCTGGGATGGCCCGGTGAGGTGCGGCACCGGATTCTCGGGAACCCCGCTGTCGTCGCGCCGGCCGCCCGACTCGGTGCCGCCCCGGCTCAGATCGCCCTGTGCTGGCTGCTCGACCTCGCCCCGAACATCCTGCTCATCCCCGGAACCCGCACCCGCGCGCATCTGGCCGAGAACCTCGCCGCCACCGGCACCGGTCTCGACGACGCGGCCCGTGCGGAGCTGAGACGGCACTTCCCGACACCGAGTATCTGA